A single Ziziphus jujuba cultivar Dongzao chromosome 11, ASM3175591v1 DNA region contains:
- the LOC107432089 gene encoding ABC transporter B family member 29, chloroplastic isoform X2 gives MSIIHLPFPPSQPVSLKFKPLFYLPTCPKLKLPLATSFKPFCSSKVPSYIPSEPTTQNSHFLSQTFHSLNSLKPYVLSQRTPILFGWLCSLVSVYSLSKVVANIGKASAFMGNFDGMRLRSEGSVLALLVLARHVASYWQQAFLWDAALSAVYEIRVQVFNKVLERDLAFFEGSGGVSAGDIAHRITSEASDVADTVYALLNTIVPSTLQLIAMGMQMLAISPLLSLISATVIPCMALVIAHLGEKLRKISKDAHLAIASISAYLNEILPAILSVKVNNAELCENVRFQMLARADLSAHLKKRKMKALVPQIIQILYFGALCILFAGSLAISRGSFDSCSMVSFLTSLVFLIEPIQGVGRAYNELKQVEPAIERLFDMTRFKSMVMENQDAADLNHVAGELQFCDISFKYADNMPLVLNKLNLHIKAGETVALVGPSGGGKTTLAKLLLRLYDPSSGCIFIDGHNIQCIRLQSLRRHVSLVSQDIMLFSGTVAENIGYRDLMKNIDMERVEKAAQTANVDEFIRKLPEGYKTNIGPRGSALSRGQKQRLAIARALYQNSSILILDEATSSLDSRSELLVRQAVERLMENHTVLVIAHRLETIKMAKRVFILDDGRLEELTPSTFLTSQYESVLSTGIVI, from the exons ATGTCCATCATCCACCTTCCGTTTCCTCCATCTCAACCAGTATCTCTTAAATTCAAACCTCTTTTCTACTTGCCCACATGCCCAAAACTTAAACTTCCTCTTGCAACCAGCTTTAAACCCTTTTGTTCCTCCAAAGTACCTTCTTACATTCCCTCCGAGCCCACAACCCAAAACTCCCACTTTCTCTCTCAGACCTTCCATTCCCTCAATTCCCTCAAACCTTACGTTCTCTCCCAGCGCACTCCCATTCTCTTTGGATGGCTCTGCAGCCTAGTCTCCGTTTATTCTCTCTCCAAGGTCGTAGCCAACATTGGCAAAGCCTCAGCTTTTATGGGCAACTTCGATGGTATGAGATTGAGGAGCGAAGGCTCAGTTTTGGCCTTGTTAGTGCTCGCAAGGCATGTAGCGTCTTACTGGCAGCAAGCGTTTCTCTGGGACGCGGCGTTGAGCGCCGTCTACGAGATTAGAGTTCAAGTTTTCAACAAGGTTTTGGAGAGAGACTTGGCGTTTTTTGAAGGTAGCGGCGGTGTCTCGGCGGGAGATATTGCTCATAGGATTACATCCGAAGCCTCTGATGTTGCAGATACTGTATATGCTTTGCTCAAT ACTATTGTACCCAGTACTTTGCAGCTGATAGCAATGGGGATGCAGATGTTGGCCATCAGCCCCTTGCTGTCTTTGATATCGGCAACG GTGATACCATGCATGGCTCTTGTTATTGCCCATCTTGGCGAGAAACTTCGTAAGATATCTAAGGATGCACATCTTGCTATAGCTTCCATATCAGCCTATTTAAATGag ATCCTTCCTGCAATTCTTTCCGTGAAAGTGAACAATGCAGAGCTGTGTGAGAATGTTAGGTTTCAGATGCTTGCTCGTGCCGACCTCTCTGCACATTtgaaaaagaggaaaatgaagGCGCTTGTTCCCCAGATCATAcagattttatattttggagCCTTATGTATACTCTTTGCCGGTTCACTTGCAATTTCAAGAGGTTCTTTTGACAGCTGTAGCATGGTTTCATTTTTAACATCACTGGTTTTTTTGATTGAGCCAATTCAG GGTGTTGGGAGAGCATATAATGAATTGAAGCAAGTTGAACCAGCTATTGAGCGCCTATTTGATATGACCAGGTTCAAATCAATG GTAATGGAGAACCAAGATGCTGCTGATCTCAACCATGTTGCAGGAGAGTTGCAATTTTGTGATATCTCATTTAAGTATGCGGACAATATGCCTCTtgttttgaataaattgaaccTGCACATCAAAGCTGGAGAAACAGTTGCTCTTGTTGGGCCCTCTGGTGGAGGAAAGACTACCCTTGCAAAACTACTTCTTCGGCTATATGATCCTTCATCAG GTTGTATATTTATCGATGGTCATAATATCCAATGCATCCGGTTGCAAAGTCTGAGGCGACATGTTTCCCTGGTTTCTCAAGATATA ATGTTATTTTCAGGAACAGTCGCTGAAAACATTGGATATAGGGATCTGATGAAAAATATTGACATGGAGAGGGTAGAGAAGGCGGCACAAACTGCGAATGTAGATGAATTTATTAGAAAGCTTCCAGAAGGGTACAAAACAAACATTGGACCGAGGGGCTCAGCTTTGAGTAGAGGCCAGAAGCAAAG ACTAGCTATTGCAAGGGCACTGTATCAGAATTCTTCTATACTGATTTTGGACGAAGCTACTTCTTCTCTCGATAGCAGGTCTGAATTATTAGTGAGACAAGCAGTGGAGCGCTTGATGGAAAATCATACA GTGCTGGTGATTGCCCATCGATTGGAAACCATTAAGATGGCTAAAAGAGTATTCATTTTAGATGATGGGAGGCTAGAGGAGCTAACTCCCTCCACTTTTTTGACTAGTCAGTACGAGTCAGTGCTATCGACGGGGATTGTGATCTGA
- the LOC107432097 gene encoding uncharacterized protein LOC107432097, with product MASPKLAEAVSDSSDFPPADVDSELNPPTKKKGLEVDPISSEVATSLEIKERVEAEEKQKARGKKDDALQTLKTTIIVSGVILAVAGAVIAITKKLREK from the exons ATGGCAAGCCCCAAGTTAGCAGAAGCAGTTTCCGACTCATCGGATTTCCCACCTGCCGATGTCGACAGCGAATTGAACCctccaacaaagaaaaaaggctTGGAAGTCGACCCCATATCGTCCGAAGTAGCTACTTCCTTGGAGATTAAG GAACGAGTTGAGGCTGAAGAAAAGCAAAAGGCAAGGGGGAAGAAGGATGATGCATTGCAGACGCTCAAAACAACAATTATAGTATCTGGGGTAATCTTGGCTGTGGCAGGGGCCGTCATTGCCATAACCAAGAAATTGAGAGAGAAATGA
- the LOC107432091 gene encoding signal recognition particle subunit SRP54, chloroplastic, whose translation MEAVQFPAAASRHFTAAASPSLSIAKSHSNSKSSARFCSSWSGSNLSASLSSRNLFTREIWCWVNSKSVTTRKEMRGIVRAEMFGQLTGGLEAAWNKLKGEEVLTKENIVEPMRDIRRALLEADVSLPVVRRFVQAVSEQAVGVGLIRGVKPDQQLVKIVHDELVKLMGGEVSELVFAKSGPTVILLAGLQGVGKTTVCAKLALYLKKQGKSCMLVAGDVYRPAAIDQLVILGEQVKVPVYAAGTDIKPAEIAKQGLEEAKKKNIDVVIVDTAGRLQIDKGMMDELKDVKRALNPTEVLLVVDAMTGQEAAALVTTFNVEIGITGAILTKLDGDSRGGAALSVKEVSGKPIKLVGRGERMEDLEPFYPDRMAGRILGMGDVLSFVEKAQEIMRQEDAEDLQKKIMSAKFDFNDFLKQTRAVAKMGSMTRVIGMIPGMSKVTPAQVREAEKNLKIMEAMIEAMTPEERENPELLAESPVRRKRIAQESGKTEQQVSQLVAQLFQMRVRMKNLMGAMEGGSMPALNNLEEALKAEQKAPPGTARRKRKSGSRRQFVESSSERPSPRGFGARN comes from the exons ATGGAAGCCGTACAGTTTCCTGCCGCTGCTTCTCGGCATTTCACGGCTGCAGCTTCTCCTTCTCTTTCAATCGCTAAAAGCCATAGCAATTCGAAGAGTTCAGCTAGATTTTGCTCATCTTGGAGTGGTTCAAACCTTTCTGCTTCTCTCTCTTCCAGGAATTTATTCACG AGAGAGATATGGTGTTGGGTAAATTCCAAAAGTGTTACCACTAGAAAAGAAATGCGTGGAATTGTAAGAGCAGAAATGTTTGGGCAGTTGACCGGCGGCCTCGAAGCAGCTTGGAACAAGCTAAAAGGAGAAG AGGTTTTGACTAAAGAAAATATTGTGGAGCCTATGCGGGATATTAGGAGGGCTCTTTTGGAAGCAGAT GTAAGCCTTCCTGTTGTAAGAAGGTTTGTGCAAGCCGTCAGTGAGCAGGCTGTTGGTGTTGGCCTTATCCGTGGGGTGAAACCGGATCAGCAATTGGTGAAG ATTGTACATGATGAGCTAGTGAAATTAATGGGTGGAGAGGTGTCTGAACTTGTTTTTGCAAAATCTGGGCCCACTGTTATTTTATTGGCTGGTCTACAAGGAGTTGGAAAGACAACAGTATGTGCAAAGTTGGCTCTTTACCTTAAGAAACAG GGGAAGAGTTGTATGCTGGTAGCTGGAGATGTGTATAGACCTGCTGCTATTGACCAACTTGTTATTCTGGGTGAACAG GTGAAAGTGCCTGTATATGCTGCTGGGACTGACATTAAACCTGCAGAAATAGCTAAACAAGGCTTAGAGgaggccaaaaagaaaaatatagatgTAGTAATAGTGGATACTGCTGGAAGGCTTCAG ATAGATAAAGGAATGATGGATGAGTTGAAAGATGTAAAGCGGGCACTGAATCCCACAGAAGTTTTGCTTGTTGTGGATGCAATGACTGGCCAGGAGGCTGCag CCCTAGTCACAACATTCAACGTCGAAATTGGGATTACTGGAGCTATTTTGACAAAGCTAGATGGAGACTCCCGAGGAGGAGCAGCTTTGAGTGTTAAAGAG GTATCAGGAAAGCCAATCAAGCTTGTAGGGCGAGGAGAGCGGATGGAAGACCTTGAGCCTTTCTATCCAGATCGTATGGCAGGACGAATATTAGGAATGGGAGACGTTCTCTCATTTGTGGAGAAGGCGCAAGAAATT ATGCGTCAAGAAGATGCTGAAGACTTGCAAAAGAAGATAATGAGTGCAAAGTTTGACTTCAATGATTTCCTGAAGCAAACTCGTGCTGTTGCAAAGATGGGGTCCATGACCCGTGTTATTGGGATGATTCCTGGTATGTCAAAG GTTACTCCTGCACAAGTTCGAGAAGCGGAGAAGAACTTAAAGATTATGGAAGCAATGATTGAAGCAATGACCCCTG aggaaagagaaaatccAGAACTGTTGGCAGAGTCTCCTGTAAGGAGGAAAAGAATTGCTCAAGAGTCTGGAAAAACTGAGCAGCAG GTGAGCCAACTTGTTGCTCAACTCTTCCAAATGCGGGTTCGCATGAAGAATTTGATGGGTGCAATGGAAGGCGGATCTATGCCCGCACTGAACAATCTTGAGGAGGCACTCAAAGCTGAACAAAAG GCTCCTCCTGGTACTGCAAGGAGGAAGCGAAAATCGGGGTCGAGGAGGCAGTTTGTAGAGTCATCATCAGAGAGGCCAAGTCCTCGTGGCTTTGGGGCTAGGAACTAA
- the LOC107432090 gene encoding putative pentatricopeptide repeat-containing protein At3g11460, mitochondrial, with product MSLQKRCGLPRLQAAKATTTSTASTTVVPWNSRLRELANQCHFAEALTLYRQMLRSGHPPNAFTFPSALKSCAALSLLVTGKLLHGHVVKTGCEPEPFVQTSLISMYCRCSLIKNARRVFEDNDSSRKLTVCYNALISGYTSNSKISDAVLLFRRMREAGLSVNSVTMLGLIPGCIDPVHLGLGMCLHGCIIKSGLDIDLSVGNCLLTMYVKCGSVDYARSVFDEMPGKGLITWNAMISGYAQNGLATHVLDLYREMEFLGIRPDPVTLVGVLSSCAHLGAHGVGREVEQKIKFHGFGSNTFLSNCLINMYARCGNLVKAHAIFNSMVEKSIVSWTVIIGGYGMHGHGEIAVQLFDEMVRTGIRPDKTIFVSVLSACSHAGLTEKGLEYFTAMERKYGLQPGPEHYSCMVDLLGRAGRLKEAEDMIGSMQVKPDGAVWGALLNACKIHKNVDLAELAFKRVIELEPRNVGYYVLLSNIYTDGENLEGVLNVRKMMRERQLKKEPGYSYVELKGKVNIFLAGDRTHHQTVEIYKMLYELESLVKELDEYKENKIQGKNEELLISEGVHSERLAIAFGLLNTLPGTEIIVIKNLRACRDCHLFIKLVSKIVDRQFIIRDATRFHHFENGICSCKDYW from the coding sequence ATGAGTCTTCAGAAACGCTGCGGATTGCCGCGCCTTCAAGCCGCCAAAGCTACTACGACAAGCACTGCCTCAACCACCGTCGTTCCCTGGAACAGTCGCCTGAGAGAGCTAGCGAACCAATGTCACTTCGCCGAAGCTCTTACTCTGTACCGCCAAATGCTCCGTTCCGGTCATCCCCCGAACGCCTTCACCTTCCCTTCCGCTCTCAAATCCTGCGCTGCCCTCTCGCTTCTCGTTACCGGAAAACTACTCCACGGCCACGTGGTCAAAACCGGGTGCGAACCCGAACCCTTTGTGCAGACCTCTTTGATTTCTATGTACTGTAGGTGCTCTTTGATCAAGAATGCACGTAGAGTGTTTGAAGATAATGACTCTTCGAGAAAGCTAACGGTTTGTTACAATGCTTTGATATCTGGGTACACCTCAAATTCGAAAATTTCGGATGCGGTTTTGTTGTTTCGTAGAATGAGAGAGGCAGGACTGTCGGTTAATTCAGTGACGATGTTGGGTTTGATTCCGGGTTGTATTGACCCGGTGCATCTGGGTCTTGGGATGTGTCTTCACGGTTGTATTATTAAGAGTGGTTTGGACATTGATTTGTCTGTTGGGAATTGTTTGCTCACCATGTACGTCAAATGCGGGTCAGTTGATTATGCTCGGAgtgtgtttgatgaaatgccagGAAAGGGTTTGATTACTTGGAATGCAATGATTTCTGGGTATGCACAAAATGGGCTTGCTACCCATGTCTTGGACCTGTACCGGGAAATGGAATTTCTTGGCATTCGTCCTGACCCTGTGACACTTGTCGGTGTTCTATCTTCTTGCGCTCACCTTGGTGCCCATGGTGTTGGCCGTGAGGTGGAGCAGAAGATTAAGTTTCATGGGTTTGGTTCCAATACTTTTTTAAGTAACTGTTTGATTAACATGTATGCTAGATGTGGTAATTTAGTAAAAGCTCATGCTATCTTCAATTCCATGGTTGAGAAAAGTATAGTTTCTTGGACAGTAATTATAGGTGGTTATGGAATGCATGGACATGGAGAGATTGCTGTTCAGCTCTTCGATGAAATGGTAAGGACTGGAATTAGACCTGACAAAACAATATTTGTGAGTGTTCTTTCTGCCTGTAGCCATGCAGGACTGACTGAAAAAGGCTTGGAGTATTTTACTGCAATGGAGAGAAAGTATGGGCTGCAACCAGGTCCAGAGCATTACTCTTGCATGGTAGACCTTTTGGGTCGGGCTGGTCGACTCAAGGAAGCTGAGGATATGATTGGATCTATGCAAGTAAAACCAGATGGTGCAGTATGGGGAGCACTCTTAAATGCCtgtaaaattcataaaaatgtaGATCTAGCAGAGTTGGCTTTCAAACGGGTGATTGAGCTCGAACCCAGGAATGTTGGTTACTATGTAttgttatcaaatatatacactGATGGAGAGAACTTGGAGGGCGTATTAAATGTTCGTAAGATGATGAGAGAGAGGCAGCTTAAAAAGGAGCCGGGGTACAGCTATGTTGAATTGAAAGGGAAAGTAAATATTTTCTTGGCTGGGGATAGAACTCATCATCAAACAgttgaaatatacaaaatgctGTACGAGTTAGAAAGTTTAGTAAAGGAACTTGATGAGTATAAGGAGAACAAGATCCAAGGAAAAAACGAAGAACTACTGATTAGTGAGGGTGTGCACAGCGAAAGATTGGCAATTGCATTTGGGCTGTTGAATACTTTGCCAGGTACAGAGATTATTGTGATAAAAAATCTGAGGGCATGCAGGGATTGTCACTTGTTTATAAAGCTGGTTAGCAAGATTGTAGACCGGCAGTTTATTATAAGAGATGCAACTCGTTTCCACCATTTTGAAAATGGGATCTGTTCTTGCAAAGACTACTGGTAA
- the LOC107432083 gene encoding uncharacterized protein LOC107432083, translating to MFLIRQRPYLTMNIHCLQRCFCSAPSPLAALQLPSPMEAHLWYVLPEEVRSEKLMAQYTELLSPCERENVLSMRGEQLKKSAVLSRALVRTTIARYTNFQVDPKSLKFRKNRYGKPQVDWENADGRHPPPLHFNISHTSSLIACGVTVDSPIGIDVEEKNRKLKNHVLAFARRYFSSQELEHLTAISDPEIQRQELVKLWTIKEAYVKALGRGFSAAPFKTFTIRFKAKTRGSHLSMDKDTEASEIIVESFDDPGNITSNWQFALVELAGSHYAAICTEKAKIIEGRSSSVPMKLTVRRTIPFVEDECLPEIQL from the exons ATGTTTTTGATTCGGCAAAGACCGTATTTAACGATGAATATTCATTGCCTCCAAAGGTGTTTTTGTTCTGCTCCATCCCCGTTGGCCGCCTTGCAACTTCCATCTCCAAT gGAAGCCCATTTATGGTATGTTTTACCTGAGGAGGTGAGAAGCGAGAAGCTTATGGCTCAATATACAGAGCTTCTATCACCTTGTGAGAGAGAGAATGTTCTCAGCATGCGAGGAGAGCAGCTCAAGAAAAGTGCGGTGCTTTCTCGAGCACTGGTTCGCACCACCATTGCTAGATAT ACAAACTTTCAAGTTGATCCCAAATCCTTAAAGTTCAGGAAGAACAGATATGGGAAGCCTCAG GTAGACTGGGAAAATGCAGATGGTCGGCACCCACCACCATTGCATTTCAATATATCACATACTTCTTCTTTGATAGCTTGTGGAGTGACTGTGGATTCACCA ATTGGTATTGATGTGGAAGAGAAAAATCGAAAGTTAAAGAACCATGTCTTAGCTTTTGCTCGGAGGTACTTTTCTTCTCAGGAATTGGAACATTTAACTGCTATTTCAGATCCTGAAATCCAGCGGCAGGAGTTAGTAAAACTGTGGACTATTAAG GAGGCATATGTGAAAGCGTTAGGGAGGGGCTTCTCAGCTgcaccttttaaaacctttaccATTCGGTTTAAAGCTAAAACCAGAGGCAGTCATCTTTCAATGGACAAAGATACTGAG GCATCCGAAATTATTGTTGAGTCTTTTGATGACCCGGGTAACATCACTAGTAATTGGCAATTTGCGCTTGTGGAGTTGGCTGGTTCTCATTATGCTGCCATTTGTACAGAAAAGGCTAAAATTATTGAAGGTAGGAGTTCTTCTGTTCCAATGAAATTGACAGTGCGGCGAACCATACCGTTTGTTGAAGATGAATGTTTACCAGAAATTCAGTTGTAG
- the LOC107432074 gene encoding rho GTPase-activating protein 5, with amino-acid sequence MVPNMTEVLQSPSHFPSPSPSSSSTACAPPTPNDGSNSHGLINNPRVVERVQGHLDSEQVEEQGSGGDRKRKERDREGDQLSLLTLVVAAFRKSLIGCSAGRGKLSSMEIGWPANVRHVAHVTFDRFNGFLGLPVEFEPEVPRRAPSASASVFGVSTESMQLSFDSRGNSVPTILLLMQRRLYAQGGLQAEGIFRINADNSQEEYVRDQLNRGVVPDGIDVHCLAGLIKAWFRELPTGVLDSLSPEQVMQAQSEEECAQLARLLPPTESALLDWAINLMADVAELEHLNKMNARNIAMVFAPNMTQMVDPLTALMYAVQVMNFLKTLITKTLREREDSVVETSPMSRVEPFDEDGNQNCSQPYLQEDKEEANKGNEGEKVFTIDEPASESSSYSSQDETTTGNGQHSFLSSIENIIPGGNLLLVDNCPCEVASQVFSLTDGLQDGGEAETNACKNTTGRSTGSNLKKGCKKVNEQLMVQSIRPAEKNKKTGIIRRLNSRKELVEAWR; translated from the exons atggtCCCAAATATGACTGAGGTACTCCAATCCCCATCTCATTTTCCTTCGCCttcaccttcaagctcttccaCAGCATGTGCACCACCCACACCCAATGATGGTTCAAATTCACATGGCCTTATTAACAATCCCAGAGTAGTTGAAAGGGTTCAGGGACATTTGGATTCGGAGCAGGTGGAAGAACAAGGTAGTGGGGGAGacaggaaaaggaaagaaagggaCAGAGAAGGAGATCAGCTGTCTCTCTTGACGCTTGTTGTGGCTGCTTTTAGGAAGTCTTTGATTGGGTGTAGTGCTGGCAGAGGAAAGCTCTCATCAATGGAGATTGGTTGGCCGGCAAATGTTAGGCATGTTGCCCATGTCACCTTTGATCGTTTTAATGGGTTTCTTGGTTTGCCGGTTGAGTTTGAACCTGAAGTTCCCAGAAGAGCTCCTAGTGCAAG TGCAAGTGTTTTTGGGGTTTCAACGGAGTCTATGCAGCTATCATTTGATTCTAGAGGAAACAGTGTCCCTACAATACTCCTGCTGATGCAGAGACGTTTATATGCGCAAGGAGGTCTGCAG GCCGAAGGAATCTTCAGAATTAATGCTGATAACAGCCAGGAGGAGTATGTTAGGGATCAATTAAATCGTGGAGTGGTACCAGATGGCATTGATGTACACTGCTTGGCAGGTCTTATAAAG gCTTGGTTTAGGGAACTCCCAACTGGTGTATTAGACTCTCTCTCACCAGAGCAGGTAATGCAAGCTCAGTCAGAAGAGGAGTGTGCTCAACTTGCGAGGCTCCTTCCCCCAACAGAATCTGCATTGCTTGATTGGGCAATAAACCTAATGGCTGATGTTGCAGAACTGGAACATCTGAACAAGATGAATGCCCGAAACATTGCAATGGTTTTTGCACCAAACATGACTCAA ATGGTAGATCCTTTGACTGCATTGATGTATGCAGTCCAAGTGATGAATTTTCTCAAGACCCTTATCACAAAGACACTTAGAGAAAGAGAAGACTCTGTGGTGGAAACCTCTCCCATGTCCCGAGTAGAACCTTTTGATGAAGATGGGAATCAAAACTGTAGCCAACCATATCTTCAAGAGGACAAGGAAGAGGCTAACAAGGGAAATGAAGGAGAGAAAGTATTTACCATTGACGAACCTGCTTCTGAGAGCTCCTCTTACTCTAGCCAAGATGAAACCACAACAGGAAATGGACAGCATAGTTTCTTATCTTCCATTGAGAATATCATTCCGGGGGGGAACCTGTTGCTGGTTGACAATTGTCCATGTGAGGTTGCATCCCAAGTTTTCTCCTTAACAGATGGTCTCCAGGATGGCGGGGAGGCTGAAACAAACGCTTGCAAGAACACAACAGGTCGGTCAACTGGTTCAAATCTCAAAAAGGGATGCAAGAAGGTAAATGAGCAGCTAATGGTACAGAGCATACGACCTGCAGAGAAGAACAAGAAAACTGGAATTATTCGCCGCTTGAATTCAAGAAAAGAACTGGTGGAAGCTTGGCGGTGA